The Streptomyces camelliae genome window below encodes:
- a CDS encoding FAD-dependent monooxygenase, translated as MRIVCVGGGPAGLYFSISAKLRDAGHEITVIERDPPEATYGWGVVYWNDLLDILHGNDPESARAVSAGSVLWEGQEIQLHGSRHDGTAYFGGYGYSMGRASLLDALTRRARSLGVDVRHGEYLADPAELPEADLIVAADGASSRIRQSRAEHFGTKIETGRNPYIWLGTDRQFDSFVFCFEETEAGWVWFHAYPSIRGISTCIVECSPRTWQGLGLDSMETEEAVPLLEKIFHRALDGHSLISRSRGAPAKWQRFTHISNETWFDDTDGRLVVLTGDAAHTTHFTLGSGTRLAMIDAIVLAHSLAHHADPRAALRAYDQHRREELHPVQAGARSSMAWFEQLDDYLDRDPVSFAYAMSVRTGKQSPWRYQVHLATQIPPVRKARLAYDRGRRWYRDRRRGEAPLPLLGRSLHK; from the coding sequence ATGAGGATCGTCTGCGTGGGCGGAGGCCCGGCCGGGCTGTACTTCTCGATCTCGGCGAAGCTCAGGGACGCCGGGCACGAGATCACGGTGATCGAACGCGACCCGCCCGAGGCCACCTACGGCTGGGGCGTCGTGTACTGGAATGACCTGCTGGACATCCTGCACGGCAACGACCCCGAGAGCGCACGGGCGGTGAGCGCCGGCTCCGTGCTCTGGGAGGGGCAGGAGATCCAGCTGCACGGCAGCCGGCACGACGGTACGGCGTACTTCGGGGGCTACGGCTACAGCATGGGCCGCGCCTCCCTCCTGGACGCGCTGACCCGGCGCGCCCGGTCGCTCGGTGTGGACGTACGGCACGGGGAGTATCTGGCCGACCCTGCCGAGCTGCCCGAGGCCGACCTGATCGTGGCCGCCGACGGCGCGAGCAGCCGGATCCGGCAGAGCCGCGCCGAGCACTTCGGCACCAAGATCGAGACCGGCCGCAACCCCTACATCTGGCTCGGCACGGACCGGCAGTTCGACAGCTTCGTGTTCTGCTTCGAGGAGACCGAGGCCGGCTGGGTCTGGTTCCACGCCTACCCGTCGATCCGCGGGATCAGCACCTGCATCGTGGAGTGCTCCCCACGGACCTGGCAGGGCCTGGGCCTCGACTCGATGGAGACCGAGGAGGCCGTACCCCTGCTGGAGAAGATCTTCCACCGGGCCCTGGACGGCCACTCCCTCATCAGCCGGTCCCGCGGTGCCCCGGCGAAATGGCAGCGCTTCACCCACATCAGCAACGAGACCTGGTTCGACGACACCGACGGCAGGCTCGTCGTCCTGACCGGCGACGCCGCCCACACCACCCACTTCACCCTGGGCTCCGGCACCCGGCTCGCGATGATCGACGCGATCGTGCTGGCCCACAGCCTGGCCCACCACGCGGATCCCCGCGCGGCCCTGCGCGCCTACGACCAGCACCGCCGCGAGGAACTCCACCCCGTCCAGGCCGGCGCCCGCTCCAGCATGGCCTGGTTCGAGCAGCTCGACGACTACCTGGACCGCGACCCGGTCTCCTTCGCCTACGCCATGTCGGTCCGCACCGGCAAACAATCCCCCTGGCGCTACCAGGTCCACCTGGCCACCCAGATCCCGCCCGTACGCAAGGCCCGCCTGGCCTACGACAGGGGCCGCCGCTGGTACCGCGACAGGAGGAGGGGCGAGGCACCGCTGCCGCTGCTGGGGCGGTCACTTCACAAGTGA
- the aroA gene encoding 3-phosphoshikimate 1-carboxyvinyltransferase, with product MPAVEIPGSKSITARALFLAAAADGVSTLVRPLRSDDTEGFAEGLTRLGYRVGRTPDTWQVDGRPQGPAHAEADVYCRDGATTARFLPTLAAAGHGTYRFDASPQMRRRPLGPLTRALRDLGVDLRHEETEGHHPLTVRAAGVEGGEVVLDAGLSSQYLTALLLLGPLTRTGLRIRVTELVSAPYVEITLAMMRAFGVEVVRDGDVYDVPPGGYRATTYAVEPDASTASYFFAAAAVTPGREVTVPGLGTGALQGDLRFVEVLRRMGAEVEIGADRTTVRGTGVLRGLSVNMRDISDTMPTLAAIAPFADGPVRIEDVANTRVKECDRLEACADNLRRLGVTATTGPDWIEIQPGSPLRDVEIKTYGDHRIVMSFAVTALRTPGVTYDDPGCVRKTFPGFHEAFAQLG from the coding sequence ATGCCCGCAGTCGAGATCCCCGGTTCCAAGTCCATCACCGCCCGCGCCCTCTTCCTCGCGGCCGCCGCCGACGGTGTCAGCACCCTGGTACGGCCCCTGCGGTCCGACGACACCGAGGGCTTCGCGGAGGGCCTGACCCGGCTCGGCTACCGGGTGGGCCGCACCCCGGACACCTGGCAGGTGGACGGCCGCCCGCAGGGCCCGGCGCACGCCGAGGCCGATGTCTACTGCCGCGACGGCGCCACCACCGCCCGCTTCCTGCCGACCCTGGCCGCCGCCGGCCACGGCACCTACCGCTTCGACGCCTCCCCGCAGATGCGCCGCCGCCCCCTCGGCCCGCTCACCCGCGCCCTGCGCGACCTGGGCGTCGACCTGCGGCACGAGGAGACCGAGGGCCACCACCCGCTCACCGTCCGGGCGGCCGGGGTCGAGGGTGGCGAGGTGGTGCTGGACGCCGGCCTCTCCTCCCAGTACCTGACCGCCCTCCTCCTGCTGGGCCCGCTCACCCGCACCGGCCTCAGGATCCGGGTGACCGAGCTGGTCTCGGCGCCGTACGTGGAGATCACGCTCGCGATGATGCGGGCGTTCGGGGTGGAGGTCGTCCGGGACGGCGACGTGTACGACGTCCCGCCGGGCGGCTACCGGGCCACCACCTACGCCGTCGAGCCGGACGCCTCCACCGCGAGCTACTTCTTCGCCGCGGCCGCCGTCACCCCGGGCCGCGAGGTGACCGTCCCGGGCCTCGGCACGGGCGCGCTCCAGGGCGACCTGCGCTTCGTGGAGGTGCTGCGCCGGATGGGCGCCGAGGTGGAGATCGGGGCGGACCGGACGACCGTACGCGGCACGGGAGTTCTGCGCGGACTCTCCGTCAACATGCGGGACATCTCCGACACCATGCCGACCCTGGCCGCGATCGCCCCGTTCGCCGACGGACCCGTGCGCATCGAGGACGTGGCCAACACCCGGGTGAAGGAGTGCGACCGTCTGGAGGCCTGCGCGGACAACCTCCGGCGGCTCGGCGTGACGGCGACGACCGGCCCGGACTGGATCGAGATCCAGCCGGGCAGCCCGCTGCGGGACGTCGAGATCAAGACCTACGGCGACCACCGCATCGTCATGTCCTTCGCCGTGACCGCCCTGCGCACACCTGGCGTCACGTACGACGACCCCGGTTGCGTACGCAAGACCTTCCCGGGGTTCCACGAGGCGTTCGCACAGCTCGGCTGA
- a CDS encoding LacI family DNA-binding transcriptional regulator, producing the protein MTVTLADVAARAQVSPATVSRVLNGNYPVAASTRERVLRAVDELDYVLNGPASALAAATSDLVGILVNDIADPFFGIMASAIQAEIGGPGGRAGGERLAVVCNTGGSPERELTYLTLLQRQRAAAVVLTGGAMENVPHAAAVSAKLRKLAEAGTRVVLCGRPPVPGTDAVALTFDNRGGAHRLTEHLLGLGHRRLGYIAGPEERTTTRHRLEGHRAALATAGIEEDPRWTVYGRYDRRSGYEATLELLRRDPGLTGIVAANDSVALGACAALRESGLRIPDDVSVAGFDDLPFSVDAVPSLTTVRLPLAEAGARAGRIAMGREEPPPGGIATVRGELMVRGSSGVPRA; encoded by the coding sequence CGCGACGGTGTCGCGCGTACTGAACGGCAACTACCCGGTGGCCGCCTCCACGCGCGAACGGGTGCTGCGGGCGGTGGACGAGCTGGACTACGTCCTCAACGGTCCCGCGAGCGCGCTGGCTGCCGCCACGTCCGACCTGGTCGGGATCCTGGTGAACGACATCGCGGACCCCTTCTTCGGGATCATGGCGTCCGCGATCCAGGCCGAGATCGGCGGACCCGGCGGCCGAGCGGGCGGTGAGCGGCTGGCCGTCGTCTGCAACACCGGGGGGTCGCCCGAGCGGGAGCTGACGTATCTGACGCTGCTCCAGCGGCAGCGTGCGGCGGCCGTGGTGCTGACCGGCGGCGCGATGGAGAACGTGCCGCACGCGGCGGCGGTCTCGGCGAAGCTGCGCAAGCTGGCGGAGGCCGGGACGCGGGTGGTGCTGTGCGGGCGGCCGCCGGTGCCCGGCACCGATGCCGTGGCGCTCACCTTCGACAACCGCGGGGGCGCGCACCGGCTGACCGAGCATCTGCTCGGGCTCGGTCACCGGCGGCTCGGGTACATCGCGGGGCCGGAGGAGCGGACGACGACACGGCATCGGCTGGAGGGACACCGCGCGGCGCTGGCCACGGCGGGGATAGAGGAGGATCCGCGCTGGACGGTGTACGGCCGCTACGACCGCCGGTCCGGGTACGAGGCCACGCTGGAGTTGCTGCGGCGGGATCCCGGGCTGACGGGGATCGTCGCGGCGAACGACTCCGTCGCGCTGGGGGCGTGTGCGGCGCTGCGCGAGTCGGGGCTGCGGATTCCGGACGATGTCTCTGTCGCCGGGTTCGACGATCTGCCGTTCAGCGTGGATGCGGTGCCTTCGCTCACGACGGTGCGGTTGCCGTTGGCGGAGGCGGGGGCGCGGGCCGGGCGGATCGCGATGGGGCGGGAGGAGCCGCCCCCCGGCGGGATCGCGACGGTTCGCGGGGAGTTGATGGTGCGGGGGTCTTCGGGGGTGCCCCGGGCCTGA
- a CDS encoding bifunctional helix-turn-helix transcriptional regulator/GNAT family N-acetyltransferase: protein MTVQTIAECRLLYELAHTTDSDEAGLRTRLGLDAAHVSRTLDSLVAAGLVERVPAGTRVALTARGRAAAGLLAERARETLRTFLGSPAPQGSAGVALREPRPGDLGWIVQRNAALYAAEYGWNADYEGLVARIVADFAEDHDPHLERVWIAELAGRPAGCVMCVRDDAPGTARLRLLLVEPEARGHGLGDRLVGAVVDFARGVGYRDLVLWTNDVLGAARRIYQRHGFVLTAEKPHRSFGKDLIGQDWRLDLHRSGE, encoded by the coding sequence ATGACCGTCCAGACCATCGCCGAGTGCCGGTTGCTGTACGAACTCGCGCACACCACGGACAGCGACGAGGCCGGGCTGCGGACCCGACTCGGGCTGGACGCCGCACACGTGAGCCGGACACTCGACTCCCTCGTGGCGGCCGGACTGGTCGAGCGGGTCCCCGCCGGGACACGCGTGGCACTCACCGCGCGCGGACGGGCCGCCGCCGGGCTGCTCGCCGAGCGGGCCCGGGAAACGCTCCGTACATTCCTCGGCAGCCCGGCCCCGCAGGGTTCCGCCGGGGTCGCGCTGCGTGAGCCCCGGCCCGGTGACCTGGGGTGGATCGTGCAGCGCAATGCCGCGCTGTACGCCGCCGAGTACGGCTGGAACGCCGACTACGAGGGACTGGTCGCCCGGATCGTGGCCGACTTCGCCGAGGACCACGATCCCCATCTGGAGCGGGTGTGGATCGCGGAGCTGGCGGGGCGGCCCGCCGGATGCGTGATGTGCGTACGGGACGACGCGCCCGGCACCGCACGGCTGCGGCTGCTGCTGGTCGAGCCGGAGGCACGGGGGCACGGCCTCGGGGACCGGCTGGTCGGCGCGGTCGTGGACTTCGCGCGCGGGGTCGGCTACCGGGACCTGGTGCTGTGGACGAACGACGTGCTCGGTGCCGCCCGGCGCATCTACCAGCGGCACGGTTTCGTGCTCACCGCGGAGAAACCGCACCGCTCCTTCGGCAAGGACCTGATCGGCCAGGACTGGCGCCTGGATCTGCACCGATCGGGTGAGTGA
- a CDS encoding glycoside hydrolase family 3 protein, whose amino-acid sequence MSLTERNFPDIGGLSEVSFSGSPLEGAHVSDTGRPSRRAVLTAGAGLTAALTVPAAAAHAITPAAPATPLDDRRLRALISRMTLQEKVGQLFVMRVYGDSATAPDQADIDANRKELGVRTAAELIATYRVGGIIYFTWAHNTRDPRQIADLSDGIQRASLGQARGLPVLIATDQEHGAVCRVGKPATLFPGAMALGAAGSRSDAQTLGRISGAELRAMGINQDYSPDADVNVNPANPIIGVRSFGADPEAVAGLVAAEVRGYQQSRVAATAKHFPGHGDTAVDSHTGFPVITHSRDLWEKLDAVPFRAAIAAGIDSVMTAHIQFPALDDSGDPATLSHPILTGILRGELGYDGVVITDSLGMEGVRTKYGDDRVPVLALKAGVDQLLNPPSIDVAWHAVLKAVQDGELTESRLDESILRILRLKSRLGLFDAPYTSRAAVERTVGTKAHLAAADRIAERTTTLLVNEDRTLPFTPRAARRILVVGADPASPSGTTGPPTGVLAAALTELGFTATALSTGTAPSAATVAEAVTAAKDADAVVVATYNVTADSAQRTLVEQLLATGKPLAALAVRNPYDVAQLGSVKACLASYGWTDVEVRAAARVIAGRVSPRGKLPVPVQRADDPAQVLYPIGHGLTY is encoded by the coding sequence ATGTCCTTGACGGAAAGAAACTTCCCGGATATTGGTGGCCTCTCGGAAGTTTCCTTCAGCGGTTCTCCTCTGGAAGGAGCGCATGTGTCCGACACCGGCAGACCGTCCAGACGCGCCGTCCTCACCGCCGGCGCGGGCCTCACCGCCGCGCTGACCGTACCGGCCGCCGCCGCCCACGCCATCACCCCCGCCGCTCCCGCCACTCCCCTCGACGACCGCCGGCTGCGCGCCCTGATCTCCCGCATGACCCTTCAGGAGAAGGTCGGCCAGCTGTTCGTGATGCGGGTCTACGGCGACTCCGCCACCGCCCCCGACCAGGCCGACATCGACGCCAACCGCAAAGAGCTCGGGGTCCGCACGGCCGCCGAGCTGATCGCGACGTACCGGGTCGGCGGGATCATCTACTTCACCTGGGCCCACAACACCCGTGACCCGCGGCAGATCGCGGACCTCTCCGACGGCATCCAGCGGGCCTCGCTGGGCCAGGCGCGCGGTCTGCCGGTGCTCATCGCCACCGACCAGGAGCACGGCGCGGTCTGCCGGGTCGGCAAGCCCGCCACCCTCTTCCCGGGTGCCATGGCCCTCGGCGCGGCCGGCTCCCGGTCCGACGCGCAGACCCTCGGCCGGATCTCCGGCGCCGAGCTGCGCGCGATGGGCATCAACCAGGACTACTCCCCGGACGCCGACGTCAACGTCAACCCGGCGAACCCGATCATCGGCGTACGGTCGTTCGGGGCCGACCCGGAGGCGGTGGCGGGGCTGGTGGCCGCCGAGGTGAGGGGCTATCAGCAGTCCCGGGTCGCGGCGACCGCCAAGCACTTCCCGGGGCACGGTGACACGGCCGTCGACAGCCACACCGGCTTCCCGGTCATCACGCACAGCCGGGACCTGTGGGAGAAGCTGGACGCGGTGCCGTTCCGGGCCGCGATCGCCGCCGGCATCGACTCGGTCATGACCGCGCACATCCAGTTCCCGGCCCTGGACGACTCCGGCGACCCGGCCACCCTCTCCCACCCGATCCTGACCGGCATCCTGCGCGGCGAGCTCGGCTACGACGGCGTCGTCATCACCGACTCCCTGGGCATGGAGGGCGTCCGCACCAAGTACGGCGACGACCGGGTGCCGGTGCTCGCGCTGAAGGCCGGGGTGGACCAGCTGCTCAACCCGCCGTCGATCGACGTGGCCTGGCACGCCGTGCTGAAGGCCGTACAGGACGGCGAGCTGACCGAGTCCCGCCTGGACGAATCGATCCTGCGCATCCTGCGGCTGAAGTCCCGGCTCGGCCTCTTCGACGCGCCGTACACCAGCCGGGCGGCCGTCGAGCGCACGGTGGGCACCAAGGCGCACCTGGCCGCCGCCGACCGGATCGCCGAGCGCACCACGACCCTGCTGGTCAACGAGGACCGCACCCTCCCCTTCACGCCCCGCGCCGCACGCCGGATCCTGGTCGTCGGCGCCGACCCGGCCTCCCCCTCCGGCACCACCGGCCCGCCCACCGGCGTCCTGGCCGCCGCCCTCACCGAACTCGGCTTCACCGCAACGGCGTTGTCCACCGGCACCGCCCCCTCCGCCGCGACCGTCGCCGAGGCGGTCACGGCGGCGAAGGACGCGGACGCGGTGGTCGTGGCGACGTACAACGTCACCGCGGACAGCGCGCAGCGCACCCTGGTGGAACAACTGCTCGCCACGGGCAAGCCGTTGGCGGCCCTCGCCGTCCGCAACCCCTACGACGTGGCCCAACTCGGCTCCGTGAAAGCCTGCTTGGCGTCGTACGGCTGGACCGACGTAGAAGTGCGGGCGGCGGCCCGGGTGATCGCCGGGCGCGTGTCGCCGCGCGGGAAGCTGCCGGTGCCGGTGCAGCGGGCGGACGATCCGGCGCAGGTGCTGTACCCGATCGGGCACGGGCTGACGTACTAG
- a CDS encoding sugar phosphate isomerase/epimerase family protein encodes MKLAFSTLGVPGLPVPDVLALATAHGYHGVELRAHPEEPVHPGLSAAGRADVAAEFKAAGVEVLGIAGYARVAAPGEDAPVVDEIRQLLHLAHDMGAPFIRVFPGADPALPAAESDAAAARRLGTVAEDAAALGVRVLLETHDSHRTGAAAIRVLGPVGHGHVGALWDVMHTWLGGEQPAETYAALAPHLGYVQVKDIASAEDTTPLPLGAGVLPLTECVDVLCRNGWDGWLCWEYEKRWYESAAPLPELLGGGRQHLLRLLDEAA; translated from the coding sequence ATGAAGCTAGCCTTCTCCACCCTCGGGGTTCCCGGTCTGCCGGTGCCGGACGTACTGGCGCTCGCGACCGCGCACGGTTACCACGGTGTCGAACTGCGCGCGCATCCGGAGGAGCCGGTGCATCCGGGCCTCTCGGCGGCGGGGCGGGCGGATGTCGCCGCCGAGTTCAAGGCGGCCGGGGTCGAAGTCCTGGGCATTGCCGGGTATGCGCGCGTCGCGGCGCCCGGCGAGGACGCCCCGGTCGTCGACGAGATCCGCCAACTCCTCCATCTCGCCCATGACATGGGCGCTCCCTTCATCCGGGTCTTCCCCGGCGCCGACCCGGCCCTGCCCGCCGCCGAGTCCGACGCGGCCGCCGCCCGGCGGCTCGGCACCGTCGCCGAGGACGCCGCCGCGCTCGGGGTACGCGTCCTGCTGGAGACCCATGACTCCCACCGCACCGGAGCCGCCGCGATCCGTGTCCTGGGGCCGGTCGGACACGGCCACGTCGGCGCACTGTGGGACGTGATGCACACCTGGCTGGGCGGCGAACAGCCCGCGGAGACCTACGCCGCACTCGCTCCACACCTGGGATACGTACAGGTCAAGGACATCGCCTCGGCCGAGGACACGACCCCGCTGCCGCTCGGGGCGGGGGTGCTTCCGCTCACCGAGTGCGTGGACGTCCTGTGCCGGAACGGCTGGGACGGGTGGCTGTGCTGGGAGTACGAGAAGCGGTGGTACGAGTCGGCAGCGCCGCTTCCCGAGTTGCTGGGCGGGGGACGGCAGCATCTGCTGAGGTTGCTCGACGAGGCGGCGTAG